A single genomic interval of Lathyrus oleraceus cultivar Zhongwan6 chromosome 7, CAAS_Psat_ZW6_1.0, whole genome shotgun sequence harbors:
- the LOC127104252 gene encoding proline-rich receptor-like protein kinase PERK12: MKRKREPSKKSNKSKTLKLGEPSATRSLVPLDSSVSTLLLNEPISPLSSTPFSPPYYDISSNSEQPEIPDPSSPPLAQLQAITLSNQPPSIPDTPVPSSSEPQTEPPSKTQIEPSSAPQTEPPSEPPTKQPSEPPTETTHTSLEPINPSSEPEPTFLTLEESVALFSESSNMKLRTLSEQSILSDNPSEVRNQWNGLLRWMTSEVFKLKGLSKQVRNDYIREAGERIEARLARETEEKAHQEAEEKARLKAEELARR; the protein is encoded by the exons ATGAAAAGGAAGAGAGAGCCTTCTAAGAAGTCAAATAAGTCGAAGACTCTGAAGCTGGGAGAACCGTCAGCTACTAGATCTCTTGTGCCTCTGGACTCTTCTGTTTCAA CCTTACTTCTGAATGAACCCATATCACCTCTCTCCTCAACTCCTTTTTCACCGCCATATTACGACATATCTTCTAACTCTGAACAACCAGAAATCCCTGACCCTTCATCTCCACCATTGGCCCAACTCCAAGCTATAACACTATCTAACCAACCTCCATCTATCCCAGATACCCCTGTGCCTTCTTCTTCTGAACCTCAAACAGAACCACCTTCTAAAACTCAAATAGAACCATCTTCTGCACCTCAAACAGAACCACCTTCTGAACCCCCAACTAAACAACCCTCTGAACCTCCCACTGAAACCACCCACACTTCATTAGAACCCATTAATCCATCATCTGAACCTGAACCAACCTTCCTTACCCTGGAAGAGTCAGTTGCTTTATTTTCAGAATCTTCAAATATGAAGCTCAGAACACTGTCTGAACAATCCATCCTAAGTGATAATCCCTCTGAAGTGAGGAATCAATGGAATGGATTACTTAGATGGATGACATCTGAGGtcttcaagctgaaaggcctctctaaacaagtcagaaatgactatATCAGAGAAGCTGGGGAGAGGATAGAGGCTCGTCTGGCCAGAGAAACTGAAGAGAAAGCACACCaggaagctgaagaaaaggcAAGACTGAAAGCTGAAGAGTTGGCACGAAGGTAG